From Salvia splendens isolate huo1 chromosome 3, SspV2, whole genome shotgun sequence, a single genomic window includes:
- the LOC121794088 gene encoding serine/threonine-protein phosphatase 7 long form homolog produces the protein METSSSSEQLLYGPEDPSLLNLQKHHISHKLMKEGTTQVFKVRRTESKTWDVEIHENVRYWLDVFGFKGVIDCGKPMKVDNELITALIERWRPETHTFHLPIGETTITLEDVQAIWGLRADGRVFTGRDYHDNFSDWTSKCRDLLGWIPDTSTETKQGGLLMTALINQTRMPLGDDLPMYVYIQRARIHALILLGGLILPDTTGCKVPFMWLNGLGDPEEVKNISWGSAALAYLYHYLCEASMDKRKELGGPMMLLQLWAWERMPTLRPAFIGPVVHEPYTPCGARWKGTTQIGNAPRHSVEHYRDQISLIRPGQFIWTPYAHCILPDYCNDVTGCSLCETYLVCWAYVEAHEPGRG, from the exons ATGGAGACTTCAAGTTCTAGTGAGCAATTATTATATGGACCCGAAGACCCGTCCTTGCTAAATTTACAGAAACATCACATTTCACATAAACTCATGAAAGAGGGCACAACCCAAGTATTTAAAGTCCGAAGGACAGAAAGCAAGACTTGGGACGTCGAAATTCACGAGAATGTTAGATATTGGCTTGACGtctttggtttcaaaggcgtgatCGATTGTGGGAAGCCCATGAAGGTGGACAACGAGCTGATCACGGCGTTGATTGAGCGTTGGAGACCGGAGACGCACACTTTCCATCTACCGATCGGTGAGACGACGATcaccttggaagatgtgcaagccaTTTGGGGCTTGAGGGCGGATGGTCGCGTTTTCACAGGGCGTGACTATCATGACAACTTTTCAGACTGGACCAGCAAGTGCCGCGatctgttgggatggataccagatacttccacagagacaaagcaaggcggtttgctgatgaccgcactgatcaaccagacaaggatgcctctgggtgatgacctacctatgtacgtatacatccaaagggcacgtatccatgccctaattttattaggaggtctcattctaccggacaccacggggtgtaaggtgccatttatgtggttgaatgGGCTTGGGGATCCAGAAGAGGTGAAGAATATTAGTTGGGGAAGTGCGGCATTGGCCTACCTTTATCATTATCTGTGCGAGGCTTCCATGGATAAGAGAAAAGAGTTGGGCGGGCCTATGATGCTTCTGCAgctatgggcgtgggaaagaatgcccacattgaggCCTGCGTTCATTGGACCAGTTGTACACGAGCCATATACACCATGTGGCGCCAG GTGGAAAGGAACAACGCAGATAGGAAATGCTCCTAGACATTCGGTTGAGCATTATCGTGACCAAATATCTCTGATTAGACCTGGCCAG TTTATCTGGACGCCATACGCACATTGCATACTGCCTGACTACTGCAATGATGTGACTGGATGCTCTCTGTGCGAGACCTACTTGGTATGTTGGGCCTATGTCGAGGCCCATGAGCCTGGACGAGGATGA